A genomic window from Silene latifolia isolate original U9 population chromosome 11, ASM4854445v1, whole genome shotgun sequence includes:
- the LOC141611701 gene encoding pre-mRNA-splicing factor ATP-dependent RNA helicase DEAH1-like, translated as MMSGGDDLKTWVSDKLMCLLRYSQPTLVQYVTDLSKQSNSPSDVLAKLVELGMSPDSDTRAFSEELHDRVHGHNARARVSFRSRNFRRKNSYEDEELDDEFADTKKEEKEEEDDDCGSEEERQCDKKEREELEKHIREKDDAKTRNGATVITSDKEKEGENQTSKYDIGLLRKVSREEYLKKRVVQKVDELKDEILDERLFDDQVVTESERRDLKRKVELYGIVNGFVSERSAGEISTEYAIPEAYDDAGRVNQKKRFSVVSQRYRDTESVSEQEEWEHQQLRKSTLSFGSKDKRECGNTYQLVFEDQVEFIKASMIEGSNFEDKTETQSMQRCKLKSGMEKLKDERKSLPIYSYKEELLKAVKENQILIVVGETGSGKTTQIPQYLHEAGYTKLGIIGCTQPRRVAAMSVSARVSREMGVKLGRQVGYSIRFEDCTSDKTVVKYMTDGMLLREFLRDPTLSSYSVIMVDEAHERTISTDILFGLVKDVARSRPELKLLISSATLDAKKFSDFFDFAPEFNIPGRCFPVQVFYTNTPVSDYLDSAIITALQIHVTEPAGDILIFLTGQEEIETTEELLKNRMKGYGSQIPELIICPIYANLPSDLQAKIFDPTPDGTRKVVLATNIAETSLTIDGIRYVIDPGFVKMKSYNPRTSIESLLVMPISKASARQRAGRCGRTGPGKCYRLYTSYNYLNDLEDNTPPEIQRINLANVVLSLRSLGINDLLNFDFMDPPPTEALLKAIEMLYALGAVNKEGELTKTGRRMAEFPLDPMLSKMIVASEKYKCSEEIITIAAMLSVGNSIFYRPKNKQVHADIARMRFHEGNVGDHIALLKVYNDWKSGDYGTNWCYENFIQVRSMKRARDIRDQLLGLLERVEIEVTSSLNDLDAIKKAIASGFFPHAAKLQKDGAYRTVKHPKTAYIHPSSGLAQTESQPRWVLYHELVLTSKEYMRQVTELKPEWLVEIAPHYYQLKDVEDHSSKRVPRGIGRPAAT; from the coding sequence atgatgAGCGGAGGAGATGATCTTAAAACATGGGTCTCTGATAAATTAATGTGTCTTCTGCGTTATTCTCAACCTACTTTGGTACAATACGTAACTGACTTATCTAAGCAATCTAATTCGCCTTCAGACGTTCTTGCAAAGCTTGTGGAACTCGGTATGTCGCCTGATAGCGATACCAGGGCGTTTTCAGAGGAGTTGCACGACCGGGTTCATGGCCACAATGCAAGAGCCAGAGTTTCTTTTAGGTCAAGGAATTTCAGGAGGAAGAATAGTTATGAAGATGAAGAACTTGATGATGAGTTTGCGGACaccaaaaaagaagaaaaggaagaagaagatgatgattgTGGGTCAGAGGAAGAAAGGCAGTGcgataagaaagaaagggaggaATTGGAGAAACATATACGGGAAAAGGACGATGCTAAAACTAGGAATGGAGCCACGGTTATAACGTCTGACAAGGAGAAAGAAGGAGAAAATCAAACAAGTAAGTATGATATTGGTTTGCTTAGGAAAGTTTCGAGGGAAGAATACTTGAAAAAAAGGGTAGTGCAGAAAGTGGATGAACTGAAAGATGAGATATTAGATGAGCGTCTGTTTGATGATCAGGTTGTAACGGAATCTGAGCGTCGTGATCTCAAGCGTAAGGTGGAACTTTACGGGATTGTTAACGGGTTTGTTAGTGAGCGGAGTGCTGGTGAAATTTCTACTGAGTACGCAATTCCTGAGGCCTATGATGACGCAGGCCGTGTAAATCAGAAGAAAAGGTTTTCTGTTGTCTCACAGCGTTACAGAGACACCGAGTCAGTTTCTGAACAGGAAGAATGGGAACATCAGCAGCTCCGAAAATCAACCCTAAGTTTTGGTTCCAAGGACAAAAGAGAATGTGGAAATACTTATCAGTTAGTTTTTGAAGATCAGGTTGAGTTTATAAAGGCATCTATGATTGAAGGAAGTAATTTTGAGGATAAGACGGAAACTCAGTCAATGCAGAGATGCAAATTGAAATCTGGGATGGAAAAGCTTAAGGATGAGAGGAAATCACTGCCAatatattcttacaaagaagagtTGCTCAAAGCTGTGAAAGAGAACCAGATTCTAATAGTTGTTGGTGAGACGGGTTCTGGTAAGACTACTCAGATACCACAGTACCTCCACGAAGCGGGCTATACAAAGCTCGGAATAATTGGGTGTACTCAACCACGGAGAGTTGCTGCAATGAGCGTTTCTGCCCGGGTTTCCCGAGAAATGGGTGTAAAACTAGGGCGCCAAGTTGGTTATTCCATCAGATTTGAAGATTGTACTTCTGATAAAACAGTTGTTAAGTACATGACTGATGGAATGCTTTTACGCGAGTTTCTTAGAGACCCTACCTTATCAAGTTACAGTGTCATAATGGTTGACGAAGCCCATGAAAGAACAATTTCCACTGACATATTGTTCGGGTTAGTTAAGGATGTCGCTCGTTCCAGGCCAGAGTTGAAGCTACTGATCTCAAGTGCAACTCTTGATGCTAAAAAATTCAGTGACTTCTTTGATTTTGCACCAGAGTTTAACATTCCGGGAAGGTGTTTTCCGGTTCAGGTATTTTACACAAATACCCCAGTGTCGGATTATCTGGATTCGGCAATCATCACTGCTTTGCAGATACATGTTACCGAACCAGCGGGTGACATTCTGATATTTCTGACAGGGCAAGAGGAGATTGAAACAACAGAGGAATTACTGAAGAACAGGATGAAAGGGTATGGGTCACAGATTCCTGAATTGATAATCTGCCCCATTTATGCTAATCTGCCATCAGATTTGCAGGCCAAGATATTTGACCCGACTCCGGATGGGACCCGGAAGGTTGTCTTGGCAACTAATATTGCAGAAACATCACTGACTATTGACGGGATCAGGTATGTGATAGACCCGGGATTTGTAAAGATGAAGTCATATAATCCACGGACAAGTATTGAGTCTTTATTGGTAATGCCAATCTCAAAGGCGTCAGCGAGGCAACGGGCAGGTCGTTGTGGGCGAACCGGGCCAGGTAAATGCTATAGACTTTACACTTCATATAATTACTTGAATGATTTGGAAGATAATACTCCACCAGAAATTCAGCGGATAAATCTTGCAAATGTTGTGCTTTCCCTTCGGAGCCTTGGAATTAATGATTTGCTGAACTTTGATTTTATGGACCCACCGCCAACCGAAGCATTGTTGAAAGCCATTGAGATGTTGTATGCCCTTGGGGCTGTCAATAAAGAAGGTGAGCTAACTAAGACTGGGAGGAGAATGGCGGAGTTTCCGCTTGATCCAATGCTGTCAAAAATGATTGTTGCTTCCGAGAAGTATAAATGCTCGGAAGAAATCATCACAATTGCGGCCATGCTTTCAGTAGGGAATTCGATATTCTACCGTCCCAAGAACAAGCAAGTACATGCCGACATAGCAAGGATGAGATTTCACGAGGGCAATGTAGGAGACCATATCGCTTTGCTCAAGGTGTACAATGACTGGAAATCAGGTGATTACGGAACCAATTGGTGCTATGAAAATTTTATTCAGGTTAGGAGCATGAAAAGGGCAAGAGATATTAGAGATCAGCTTCTAGGGCTTTTGGAGAGGGTTGAAATTGAAGTTACCTCCAGCTTGAATGATTTGGATGCTATAAAAAAGGCGATAGCATCAGGGTTCTTTCCACACGCTGCAAAGTTACAGAAGGATGGAGCTTACAGGACTGTCAAACATCCTAAGACAGCTTACATTCACCCGAGCTCAGGTCTAGCTCAGACTGAATCACAACCGAGATGGGTTTTATATCATGAATTGGTGTTGACAAGCAAAGAATACATGAGACAGGTAACTGAACTGAAACCCGAGTGGTTAGTCGAAATAGCACCT